Proteins found in one Methanospirillum hungatei JF-1 genomic segment:
- the atwA gene encoding methyl coenzyme M reductase system, component A2: protein MRPLITVDNLTMAFDGKEVLKNISFTLEEGEILGIIGRSGAGKTVLMHLLRGVDQPPTSGKIIYHMALCESCEYVGIQSKVGEPCPVCGGTMTPQDIDFWDPANEALKRRIMKRNAIMFQRTFALYGNDRVIDNVLRALEDIGYPAKKSVGRAADLIDQVHLSHRMMHIARDLSGGEKQRVVLARQLAKEPFCLFADEPTGTLDPKTANLVHNMLEAAAKASNMSMVVTSHFTQILEDVVTRAILLENGAIKKIGTPDEVIEVFMEGFSDLEKFCEIELGKEILKTRELSKRYISVDRGLIKAVDSVQFEVFHKEIFGIIGTSGAGKTTLSKMIAGVIEPTAGELNVLVGEDWVDMTKPGFDLRGRAKQYIGLLHQEYDLFPHRTILDNLTDAIGLEFPKELAMRKAIITLKMAGFTEEKAREVLERLPSTLSEGERHRVALAQVLIREPHIVVLDEPTGTMDPITKVDVKHSIMHAREEMEETFIVVSHDMDFVRDICDRCALMRFGKIVKIGPTAEVLEEITEQERERMAQE from the coding sequence ATGAGACCCCTGATCACGGTTGATAACCTTACTATGGCCTTCGACGGAAAGGAGGTCCTGAAAAATATTTCCTTCACTCTTGAGGAAGGAGAAATACTCGGTATCATCGGCAGGAGCGGTGCTGGAAAAACAGTGCTCATGCACCTGCTCCGGGGTGTGGATCAGCCTCCCACCTCTGGAAAGATCATCTACCACATGGCTCTTTGTGAATCATGTGAATATGTCGGGATACAGAGTAAGGTAGGAGAGCCATGTCCGGTGTGTGGTGGGACAATGACTCCCCAGGATATTGATTTCTGGGATCCCGCAAATGAAGCGCTGAAACGACGGATCATGAAACGAAATGCGATCATGTTTCAGCGAACTTTTGCGTTGTATGGGAACGACCGGGTCATCGATAATGTTCTCCGCGCCCTCGAGGATATTGGATATCCTGCAAAAAAATCTGTGGGACGTGCTGCAGATCTTATTGATCAGGTCCATCTCTCACACCGGATGATGCATATCGCACGAGATCTCTCCGGGGGAGAAAAACAGCGGGTGGTGCTTGCACGTCAGCTTGCAAAGGAACCTTTTTGTCTCTTTGCCGATGAGCCGACTGGAACTCTTGACCCCAAAACGGCAAATCTTGTTCATAATATGCTTGAAGCTGCTGCCAAAGCTTCGAACATGTCCATGGTTGTAACCTCACACTTTACCCAGATCCTTGAGGATGTGGTGACCAGGGCAATTCTTCTTGAAAATGGTGCAATAAAAAAGATCGGGACTCCGGATGAGGTTATAGAGGTCTTTATGGAAGGATTTTCTGACCTTGAAAAGTTCTGTGAGATTGAACTGGGTAAGGAGATCCTCAAGACACGTGAACTTTCAAAACGGTATATTTCCGTTGATCGGGGGCTAATAAAAGCGGTTGATTCAGTCCAGTTTGAAGTATTTCACAAGGAAATCTTTGGAATCATCGGAACATCAGGTGCCGGGAAGACCACTCTTTCCAAGATGATAGCGGGTGTTATTGAACCGACAGCCGGTGAACTCAATGTTCTTGTCGGAGAAGACTGGGTTGATATGACAAAACCCGGCTTTGACCTTCGTGGACGGGCAAAACAGTATATTGGTCTTCTGCACCAGGAATATGATCTCTTCCCCCACCGGACCATTCTGGATAATCTGACCGATGCAATCGGACTTGAGTTTCCAAAGGAACTTGCAATGCGGAAAGCCATCATTACTCTGAAGATGGCAGGATTTACTGAGGAGAAAGCACGTGAGGTACTGGAACGTCTTCCATCAACTTTGAGTGAAGGTGAGCGGCACCGGGTCGCTCTGGCTCAGGTTCTTATTCGTGAACCACATATTGTTGTATTAGACGAGCCAACCGGAACAATGGATCCGATTACCAAGGTCGATGTCAAGCATTCCATCATGCACGCACGGGAAGAGATGGAAGAGACCTTCATCGTGGTCTCACATGACATGGATTTTGTCAGGGATATCTGTGACCGGTGTGCCCTTATGCGGTTTGGTAAGATCGTAAAGATTGGACCGACAGCTGAGGTACTGGAAGAGATTACCGAGCAGGAACGGGAACGGATGGCACAAGAGTAA
- a CDS encoding HAD family hydrolase, which yields MHVAVVFDSAGTLLRTYRIAKDVRTGELLVDVETTMLTYADPDRVLCVLHGHSRDFMKASPDLLVSDFIRDHDIAFGISCTRKVIEKEAVKTILHDDRQAKIGDMQECMRIIWSEIKEQEIVALNNGLIVHTGLMIIEFCVTAGGTPFPGAQETISALHRRGVFTYIASGDREAKLERMADYLGIPRDRVFGVATPAIKEKIVRDLKQQYDIVMMVGDSINDLKAMRAADIAILSNQQPSVKPHELISEADYCIRDLRMVPDIVYDVLEKS from the coding sequence ATGCACGTCGCTGTTGTGTTTGATAGTGCCGGCACTTTGCTGCGGACGTACCGGATTGCAAAGGATGTACGGACCGGCGAACTGCTCGTAGACGTCGAGACCACCATGCTTACCTATGCAGATCCTGATCGCGTATTATGCGTCCTGCATGGCCATTCCCGGGATTTTATGAAGGCATCTCCTGACCTTCTGGTTTCAGATTTCATCAGGGATCACGATATCGCATTTGGGATCTCCTGCACCAGGAAGGTTATTGAAAAAGAGGCTGTGAAAACCATCCTTCATGATGACAGGCAGGCGAAAATCGGAGATATGCAGGAATGTATGCGGATTATCTGGTCAGAAATCAAGGAGCAGGAGATAGTTGCATTAAATAACGGCCTCATCGTTCATACCGGTCTTATGATCATTGAATTCTGTGTGACGGCAGGTGGAACTCCGTTTCCAGGAGCACAGGAGACCATCAGTGCTCTTCACCGCCGGGGAGTTTTTACGTACATTGCATCAGGGGACCGGGAGGCGAAGCTGGAACGCATGGCAGATTATCTGGGTATTCCACGGGACCGGGTATTCGGGGTGGCAACTCCTGCGATCAAGGAGAAGATTGTCCGTGATTTGAAACAGCAATACGATATTGTTATGATGGTAGGTGATTCCATCAATGATTTGAAAGCAATGCGTGCTGCAGATATTGCGATTTTGAGTAATCAACAACCTTCAGTTAAACCTCATGAACTGATCTCCGAGGCCGATTACTGTATTCGTGACCTTCGGATGGTTCCTGATATTGTGTATGATGTCTTGGAAAAGTCGTAA
- a CDS encoding IS701 family transposase: MPITKQPSDVDYINYLIAARCDVSCVKVADCYSTSEFSISHDTFNRFLTRQSLTPETLWAEVEAYVDRKRGWLVLDDTILDKKHSKKIECTYYQWSGKEHKVIKGIGLITLIWTDGITSFPIDYRIYDKDVDDKTKNDHLQEMALTAFKRGFTPAFVMFDSWYSGNENLKLINRLGWFYFTRVKKNRMVNPDAQGNVQVSSLNIPEEGLEVHLKKYGFIRLFHSLNRKGVSRYWATNFLPMNNEDRLVLQSICWTIENYHRAIKELCGVEKCQARKGIIQRNHINCSLRAYLRFEVNKFLNGVTPYDAQWQIIKVGISEYIQNPKYAL; the protein is encoded by the coding sequence GTGCCTATAACGAAGCAGCCTTCAGATGTAGATTATATCAATTACCTCATCGCAGCTCGATGCGACGTTTCTTGTGTAAAAGTCGCTGATTGTTATTCGACGTCTGAATTCTCGATATCACATGATACCTTCAATCGATTCCTAACAAGACAGTCTCTAACTCCTGAGACGTTGTGGGCTGAAGTTGAGGCATATGTTGACAGAAAAAGGGGCTGGTTGGTTCTGGATGACACTATTCTAGATAAAAAACATTCCAAAAAAATCGAATGTACATATTACCAGTGGAGTGGAAAAGAGCACAAAGTAATCAAAGGAATAGGATTGATTACCTTAATTTGGACAGATGGAATCACTTCATTTCCAATTGATTATCGAATTTATGATAAGGATGTTGATGATAAGACCAAAAATGATCATCTCCAAGAAATGGCCTTGACAGCTTTCAAAAGAGGATTTACTCCTGCCTTTGTCATGTTTGATAGTTGGTATTCCGGAAATGAAAATTTGAAGTTGATTAACCGTCTTGGATGGTTTTATTTCACACGAGTTAAGAAAAATCGTATGGTCAATCCCGATGCCCAAGGTAATGTTCAAGTGTCATCATTAAATATACCAGAGGAGGGATTAGAAGTCCATTTAAAGAAATATGGATTTATTCGTCTTTTTCACTCACTAAATCGTAAAGGTGTAAGTAGATATTGGGCAACCAATTTTTTGCCGATGAATAATGAAGATAGGCTGGTTTTACAATCTATTTGCTGGACAATCGAGAATTATCATAGGGCTATCAAAGAACTATGTGGTGTCGAAAAATGCCAAGCTAGAAAGGGAATTATCCAACGAAATCATATTAATTGCTCACTTCGGGCATATTTACGATTCGAAGTCAATAAATTTTTGAATGGTGTTACTCCGTACGATGCTCAATGGCAAATCATAAAAGTTGGAATTTCAGAATATATTCAGAACCCAAAATATGCGCTATAA
- a CDS encoding ribose 1,5-bisphosphate isomerase, with amino-acid sequence MTLEETAGKIRSMEIRGAGRIARAAARALYEHSMEAESADLAQYCQRMYAAAELLVSTRPTAVSLPNAVNLVMKPLKNESDLFTARHNLEERALAFIKRSEEAVSRIGTIGARHIRDGDVVMTHCNSEAALACILKAHQQGMDIEVYATEVRPRNQGHITAKTLSDAGIKTNFIVDSAARYFMKEVDICITGADAITVNGSIINKIGTSQIALAAHEARVSFVVAAETYKFAPCTILGERILIEERSPDEILSGDMRKQLPHVTVRNPTFDITPADYVDLIITEAGVYPPEMAYTVIKEQLHWDTEDMSLELPYCEEE; translated from the coding sequence ATGACGCTTGAAGAGACTGCCGGAAAGATCAGATCCATGGAAATAAGGGGTGCTGGCAGGATTGCGAGAGCTGCTGCCAGAGCCCTCTATGAACATTCCATGGAAGCGGAAAGCGCAGATCTCGCCCAATACTGTCAGAGGATGTATGCAGCTGCAGAACTTCTTGTTTCAACACGGCCGACTGCAGTCTCACTTCCCAATGCAGTCAACCTGGTCATGAAACCACTTAAAAATGAATCCGACCTTTTCACCGCCAGACATAATCTGGAGGAACGGGCCCTTGCATTTATCAAACGTTCTGAAGAGGCAGTCTCCCGGATTGGAACCATCGGAGCCAGGCATATCAGGGATGGTGATGTGGTCATGACCCATTGCAACTCCGAAGCTGCGCTTGCCTGCATTCTCAAGGCCCACCAGCAGGGAATGGATATCGAAGTCTATGCAACGGAGGTCCGACCACGCAACCAGGGGCATATCACCGCTAAAACCTTATCTGATGCAGGCATAAAAACGAACTTCATCGTTGATTCTGCAGCCAGATATTTCATGAAAGAGGTGGACATCTGTATTACCGGGGCAGATGCAATCACCGTCAATGGTTCAATCATAAACAAGATAGGGACATCACAGATAGCTCTTGCCGCCCATGAAGCACGGGTGAGTTTTGTGGTTGCAGCAGAGACATACAAATTCGCCCCCTGTACGATTCTTGGAGAGCGAATTCTCATAGAAGAGCGTTCACCAGATGAGATACTCTCCGGTGATATGAGAAAACAACTACCGCATGTCACCGTGAGAAATCCTACCTTTGACATTACACCAGCCGATTATGTTGACCTCATTATCACTGAGGCCGGTGTTTATCCCCCGGAGATGGCATATACCGTTATTAAAGAACAACTCCACTGGGATACCGAGGATATGAGTTTAGAGCTTCCCTATTGCGAGGAAGAATAA
- a CDS encoding RuBisCO large subunit C-terminal-like domain-containing protein, giving the protein MTDVIATYYFRPREGVTPEWAAQAIAEEQTTGTWTDISTRQNYVHYLDGVVDEIHPSGGGYTCTIRYPSEIFEPGNIPQYLSVLAGNLFGLSRIAAVRLVDVEFSRDIVPFKGPKFGIEGVRKLAGTVDRPHVGTIIKPKVGLNPKDTAAVAYEAAIGGVDLIKDDETLTDQAFCPLGERLPLIMEQLDRVKSETGRNVLYAVNISSAGDKIVQRAREAARMGANMLMIDVIVCGFDAVRAVAEEPGINLPIHVHRTMHAAITRNPEHGIAMRPICRLVRMLGGDQLHTGTVSGKMEHDVTELRGDNLALTEPFFDLKPTFPVASGGLHPGGVHKEVSMLGRDIILQAGGGIHGHPDGTRVGATAMRQAVDAAVAGISPATYAEDHPELKRALDKWGIA; this is encoded by the coding sequence ATGACAGACGTTATTGCAACATATTATTTCAGACCACGAGAAGGAGTCACTCCTGAATGGGCTGCACAGGCTATCGCAGAAGAACAGACGACCGGAACCTGGACCGACATCTCCACACGGCAAAACTATGTCCACTACCTGGATGGCGTTGTGGACGAAATTCATCCCAGTGGTGGCGGGTACACCTGCACAATTCGGTACCCGTCAGAGATATTTGAACCTGGAAATATCCCCCAGTACCTCTCGGTTCTTGCAGGCAACCTTTTTGGTCTCTCCCGGATAGCAGCAGTGCGACTGGTGGATGTGGAGTTTTCGCGTGACATTGTCCCCTTTAAAGGACCGAAATTCGGGATAGAAGGGGTCAGAAAACTGGCAGGCACTGTTGACCGGCCTCACGTGGGAACAATCATAAAACCTAAGGTTGGTCTGAACCCGAAAGATACGGCCGCAGTCGCATATGAGGCTGCGATTGGTGGCGTGGATCTGATCAAGGATGATGAAACCCTCACCGATCAGGCATTCTGTCCTCTTGGAGAACGGCTTCCTCTCATTATGGAACAACTTGACCGGGTGAAGAGTGAGACTGGACGGAATGTTCTCTATGCAGTAAACATCTCTTCTGCAGGTGACAAAATCGTCCAGCGGGCACGAGAAGCGGCGAGGATGGGTGCAAACATGCTCATGATTGATGTCATCGTGTGTGGTTTCGATGCAGTCAGGGCAGTCGCAGAAGAGCCTGGAATCAATCTGCCCATACATGTTCACCGGACCATGCATGCGGCAATTACAAGAAATCCGGAACACGGGATTGCTATGCGCCCCATATGCCGGCTTGTGCGGATGCTTGGCGGGGACCAGCTCCATACCGGGACAGTTTCAGGAAAGATGGAGCACGATGTCACGGAGTTGCGCGGTGATAACCTGGCCCTGACTGAACCATTCTTTGATCTGAAACCGACATTCCCCGTTGCTTCAGGCGGACTCCATCCGGGAGGGGTCCATAAAGAGGTCAGCATGCTCGGACGGGACATCATTCTCCAGGCAGGCGGAGGAATTCACGGCCATCCGGACGGGACACGGGTAGGTGCAACAGCAATGAGACAGGCAGTTGACGCCGCCGTTGCCGGGATTTCACCAGCGACATATGCAGAGGACCATCCCGAGCTGAAACGGGCACTGGATAAATGGGGAATTGCATAA
- the dapF gene encoding diaminopimelate epimerase — MEIPFVKLHGNGNDFILIDEYAGEKIPDDMKGHFAAVYCDRKFGIGGDGVLFLLKSNDGIRMRLFQPDESEAEMCGNGIRCLAKYAFDAGYVKSPCTIQTLAGPVMVRMEYDEDGDFMAEVEMTPPIYESPGIPAKGKGDFHEIINGYEVFAVNTGVPHAVIFVRDLDSLDLIKMAPPIRHSQFFPSGANVNFVEITGENSIQIRTFERGVEAETLSCGTGATASAAIAYRLSKTGPVVEVETIGGPLTITIKDGAFMKGPADTVFTGMLHLDG, encoded by the coding sequence ATGGAAATACCATTTGTCAAACTCCACGGAAACGGGAATGACTTTATCCTGATCGACGAGTACGCAGGTGAAAAAATACCTGATGACATGAAAGGTCATTTTGCTGCAGTCTATTGTGACAGAAAGTTCGGGATTGGTGGGGATGGTGTTCTGTTTCTCCTGAAATCGAACGATGGTATCAGGATGCGCCTCTTCCAGCCTGATGAGAGTGAGGCAGAGATGTGCGGGAATGGCATCAGGTGCCTGGCCAAATACGCCTTTGATGCCGGATATGTGAAAAGCCCCTGTACTATCCAGACTCTTGCCGGACCGGTCATGGTTAGGATGGAGTATGATGAGGACGGCGACTTTATGGCAGAAGTGGAGATGACACCGCCCATATATGAAAGTCCGGGGATACCGGCCAAAGGGAAAGGTGATTTTCATGAGATAATCAACGGGTACGAAGTATTTGCCGTCAATACCGGTGTCCCTCATGCAGTCATCTTTGTCAGGGATCTCGACTCCCTTGATCTCATAAAAATGGCCCCTCCAATCAGGCACAGCCAATTCTTCCCATCCGGAGCAAACGTGAATTTTGTGGAGATAACCGGAGAAAATTCGATTCAGATCCGGACCTTTGAACGGGGCGTCGAAGCGGAGACACTCTCCTGTGGGACCGGTGCCACGGCCTCAGCTGCAATCGCGTACCGCCTCTCTAAAACCGGTCCTGTTGTCGAGGTGGAGACTATCGGCGGGCCTCTAACTATCACCATAAAAGATGGAGCCTTCATGAAAGGTCCCGCAGATACGGTATTTACCGGGATGCTTCATCTTGACGGGTAA
- a CDS encoding tetratricopeptide repeat protein produces the protein MVDTISDKEAERWKSEGIRYATNQKFEDAIHYFEKASALNPVDEEIYFQKGLAFMNLIRYQEAVEAFEEALKLNDKDPRYWLYMGINYFFMGRYSKAIPCFNMVLEIDPTNLHALSNKGSALAEIDRHQESVECFNRILELIPGDVNALFNKGISLMKLKDYKSAIGCFKEILKQDAEDSDAWFELGNCLSKTDNCKEAIKCFDRVIRIEPNHAEVYDAKVECLRSLGLNDEADELIAKREMDDW, from the coding sequence ATGGTCGATACTATCAGTGACAAGGAGGCAGAACGCTGGAAGTCTGAAGGTATCCGTTATGCCACAAATCAGAAATTTGAAGACGCAATTCACTATTTTGAGAAGGCATCCGCACTAAATCCGGTTGATGAGGAGATATATTTCCAGAAAGGCCTTGCGTTTATGAACCTCATCCGGTACCAGGAAGCAGTTGAGGCCTTTGAGGAAGCCCTCAAATTAAACGATAAAGATCCCCGGTACTGGCTCTATATGGGAATAAACTACTTTTTTATGGGCCGGTATAGTAAGGCTATTCCCTGTTTTAACATGGTCCTTGAGATAGATCCGACCAATCTTCATGCATTAAGCAACAAAGGTTCCGCTCTTGCGGAGATCGACAGGCACCAGGAATCTGTCGAGTGTTTTAACCGGATCCTCGAACTTATACCAGGGGATGTCAATGCACTTTTTAATAAAGGGATCAGCCTGATGAAACTGAAAGACTATAAATCTGCAATCGGATGCTTTAAAGAGATATTAAAGCAGGATGCAGAGGACTCCGATGCATGGTTTGAACTTGGAAACTGTCTTTCAAAGACTGACAACTGCAAAGAGGCTATCAAGTGTTTTGACCGGGTTATCAGGATTGAGCCTAACCATGCGGAAGTGTATGATGCAAAGGTGGAATGCCTCCGAAGTCTTGGCCTGAA